GATCCCAAAATTCAGAGCTCTGTCTAGTAGGTCAAAACTGTGTTTTAAGGTCACCATAGCATTCAGCTTGCCAAGACGAAGAGAAGGGTGTCCGCCAAAGCTCAAACGGAGTTCAGATAAGCCCACACGCGCCCCCACGCATCTTGCCGGAGCAAGACGCCTCTCCACGAGCTGGCGAAGCACCGCACGCATCTTCCTCACCCGATCCTCTACCCGGCCCGACCCAAAAATACTCTCAGACCCGGGTGAACCCGAGATCCGATCCACGAACCGGATCTGACCCGCCGCTCAGAACCAGCCATGTCAGTGCTACTACGTCAACTGCCACGTCAGCAGAAAAGCGTCACGTCAGCAGGTGACACGTCAGCACTACCACATCAGCACGCCACGTCAGTAGGTGCCACGTCAGCAAGCTTAACGGATTTGACTGAGCTTTTTGGGGTCGTTTTGAGTTCGTTTTTCGAGCGAATCGAACCATTTATAGGGTTTTCGATCGTTCCGGATCCAATTgtactatccatttgagctaattccatctctagatttgcaaatcgagatgtcaaatgaaaagagctcataaatcgaaatgttcaacgggaacaattttggcttctggaagatgcagatagaagactatttgtttgggaaggaattgcacttacagCTGAAGgataagccaacatccatgaacgaggacgagtgggagttacttgatcgaaaagccctcggagccatcagaatgacgttgtcgaaatctgtggcgttcaatatcaaacATATAACATCCATCAAGTCTTTGATGGATGCACTCtcaaatatgtacgagcagccttcagcctcaaacaaggtacatctcatgaaaagactatttatgatgagcatgtctgcaggtgagagtttcagcagacatttgaataacttcaatgaattgtctgatcaactcgcctcagtcgggataacgtttgataatgagattcaggccctactgattctcagtcagttgcctgaaagttggaatggtgtcgttactTCCATCAGTAGCTCcacaggaaaatcgaagcttgtatacgatgaggttagtcagcatgattttgatggaggaaataagaatgtaGCCGAACCATATCCAATTAGAGTTCatccttgaacatggagagtcgaggcaaaggaaacaggcatggacgatcaaacaaccgcggcagatctaggcccaggtgGTCTCAGTCCGAAAATcctagaggtactcaggacacaggttcctaaagcactaaagttattgagtgctggaactatggaaagactggtcattataGGAACCAGTgtaggagtcagaagaaagaattcgagacgagggcaaagtcaaaagcaaatattgcttccaagaatgatgagatgttgatatgctctttggaaagcaagcaagagtcttgggtcttagactccggagcctcatttcatgccacatgctgcagagattgcctagaggagtacataccaggtaattttggtaagatgtaccttggcaacgatcaaccttgcgacgtaatcggtaaaggagttgtgaagatcaatataaacggatCAGTATgaaagctgaaggatgtcaggtatattccagacctgagaaagaatttgatcttagTTGGTTAgatggcagatgagggatacacgacgaaattcattagCGATGAATGAAAagtctcaaagggtgtactaacgattgcacaaggtaagaaaagcggaacactttttataacctccaatgcctccatgtctatttcaattgctacaggaaatgacaacagcaacatctggcaccaacgacttggtcacatgagcgagaaaggactcagggtgatgcactcaaaggaaaaattaagtggtctacagtcagtgcaggttgacatgtgtAAGGATTATATAGTAAGGAAACAAAAGAGGGTTAGTTTtcagataaacacccatgaatgtgttgggacacatcagcagaataccgagaatcctcaggtggaggaaccagtggagcagattgtcgcaccaccatctcctactccagctccggagcttaggagagcTACTCGGTCACATATACtagacagaaggtatattgattacttacttcctccagatggaggagagcccaaaTGCAATGataaagcatgtcaggtggcaaaTACAagtaagtgggagcttgcgatgaaggatgagatgaagtccctcacctccaacagaacatGGAAGTTgtccaaaggccttcacaacaagtgggtgtacagaatagAAGAGGAGCATGATGACtctagaaggtacaagcctcagttggtatTCAAAGGttttgagcagaaggaagggattgactacaccggcatttttacaccagttgtgaagccaTCAGATTAGTTCGTAGAAATCGAGCAGACaagaaggtggtgactacagagaagctgaagttgtgctcaacttcagttggtcttcatgcttgatgacgtatattttgagcacatcatttattcatgatactctagttgaggaggtgtctctgtctccaagtgggagattgttagagatgtaGCCAGAAACACAGCTGGAAACGCATTgagctgagtcagaaaacgcGTGGATTTATTCTCTATTTATCTCTTGATtataaacttccaatttgtgattaatttgtaattgatttgtatttaatcataatgtaaattccaagcctatataaaTAGGGCTGTGGAAAGTGATACAACATAGTGCAGAGACAgcacagagagtgcagagaggaagaagggaggagaagagagagagagagagagagagagaaagagagaattgtaacattttccgacgagttattgaatagttggtgtaTGCTCCGTAGATGTAGGttgttattgaccgaaccacgtaaatttcttagtgtcactttgatctggatgctcacagggtccttCCTAACACTATCAACTTCTTAAACAGAGGAGAGTCACTTTTCATAGCAGTAGCTCCCCAAATATCAAAGCTCGTAGGGTATACCTGGTGAATCCACTTAACCCAAAGAGAATCCTTCTTTGAATCTATATTCCACAGAGTTTTTGTCAGCAGAGTTGAGTTCCAAGCATTTAAATCAAACACCCCCAGCCCCCTTCAGATTTTGGGAGACATACCTCCCTCTAGGACACTAAAGGTTTCTTTTTCCCACCCCAAAGGAAGACTCTACACAATTTCATAATCTAATCAAGCACATTCTTTGGAATAGAAAAGATTGCTGGTCAGAAGCACTCAACCCCTTGAAGCTACAActttttatttgagaaaatatcTTACAATTTAAGTGGACGGACACATTATGTCGATTAATTAGTCAATTGTTTAAATAGTTTTTGACaccatattttcaaaaaaaaaagtgtaaaattaaaattttatttattaatttgatatatgtatttttaattaaattaaataattaaaattatttattatctaTACAATAAAATTATGTAGAATTCCACATATCaacaaattaataaaaatgaataaataaaatggtaGCGCTTCCTCACCACAGAGACCCAACCAGAAGGCTTCTCAATCCAAATCTAATCAAGTCGCAAGTCGCAGGGGCCTCTCGCTGGGTGCAATGGCTTCCTCACCAGCCACATTCACCAACGCCACTCTTCtttcatcttcttcctcctccttcaaGCCTCTTCTCAAGTTCCCACCCTTTTGGCCATGGCAGAAGGCAAGTGCCTTCTcccccatctcactctctctctctctctctctctcacacacacacacacacatacattgtTTCTCACTCTTGAAATTTCAATGGCGTGTGAATATGTTAGCAGGTAAAGATTGGCCCAATGAGTGTGTCGCCGATGGGATTTGGAACGTGGGCATGGGGGAACCAATTCCTGTGGGGTTATCAACCATCGATGGACGCTGGACTTCAAAAGACCTTCAATTTGGCGGTGGAGAATGGAATCAATCTCTTCGACACTGCTGATTCCTACGGGACTGGCCGCCTAAATGGGCGGAGCGAGAAGCTTCTTGGCAGGTTCATCCGCGAGTTCCCAGGTCAGAAGCTTCAGCTTCCATCTTTCCATAAATTGCTCGTGTTCAGTTTGTTGCTTCTGCGAATTGTTGTACAGtccggaaaaaaaaaaatgcataccaTTTGATGATGTATTGACTGCCCAAGTGCCCATATGATGCTGTGAACTTGTCAGAATGCGACCCCATTGCAGTCGTTTAATTGCTTTTTTGCTTTAAGTTCAAAAAATTGCGTATTCATTAGATGAGTCGATGTTTTTGTGAGTCAATATGATTCAATTGCAATATTTTAGTCGCCCATTCTCAGTTTTTGGCCACTGCCCATTACGTGATGTTTGAAAAGTTGCATACCCATTTGATGGTGTTACGTTCTTGTGAATGAATGACTCGGTTTCCACGCACAAGTTTCAAGCCCGGGTAAAGGCATTGGGTAGTCAGCAAGAATTTACGAACCCCTATTGATTTCGATGGGATGACTCCTAGCACTCCAACTTCTGGGAGCCTAGATTCTGCAGAATGATGAAAGATGATTCATGCCCGACAATCCTACCAAATTAGACTTGAAGATAAGTTATTGCTATTGCTGTATCTTCCTGTGAATGAATGTGATTGGATTGCTGTCTTTTAAGCCATTAAGGCAATATGTTATGATTAATTTTTTGAAGTTATGTTGATTAATCCATTGCTTGGTGATTGAATAAATTATACCTTAATAAATACCTAATTACCTATTTGATCACATCATGTATTTTGGAACGTTTGGATCTAGATGTaatctttcatgcatttttcttttctttctattttttttcttggttAGCCTTTCATGGGGTCAAGGCAACGTAAATCATAATTCACGACCCATTTCTTAATTATTCAATCGGGCACACACCCAATTGATCAACCTGCCTTTAGATAGCGATGAATGCCCTTTATTTGTCAATTCTTTTCAGACAATTAGCTATATTATGCTCAAATAATCTCGTATGCATTTCATCGCCCTTCCTTTATTGTTCTTGTGGATGATTGTGTGTCAAGTTTGTCAACTGTTAAGATCCCAGTTGAGGGATTTCCATTTTGGCCCATGAGGTATTCTTGGGAGTCTATTGAAGCATAATATTTTTCATTCTATGTTAGAATTGTTTTAATAAGCTAAATGTATAGATTACCATATTCTCAGGGCGAAATGGGGTACAAGATGACATTGTGATTGCTACAAAGTTGGCTGCATATCCATGGCGCTTGACTCCCAGACAGTTTGTAAATGCTTGCAAGTACACTTTCCACTTCTGCTAATTGCTTTGTGTGCTCATGGATATAATCTTCCTGATTTCTCTTTGGTTCTTCATTGAAGGATAAGTATAACTTGGCACTAGCTATTAGTTTGGTGAAATTTATGTCTCAACTGGAATAAAATATTGGTTCATCACCCTTCAGTGCAATGCTTTAGAAAGAAGGGACGAAGAAAGAATATCCGGTAGCATGGTTTGGGTTGACATTCGAAAGATTCTGATGTTAATAATATTTCAGGTCCTCTCTGGCTAGAATGCAAGTTCAGCAAATTGGGATAGGTCAATTGCATTGGTCAACTGCAAATTATGCTCCTTTGCAGGAGTTGTCTCTTTGGGATGGTTTAGTGGCAATGTATGAGAAggttactattatttattttctaacaAAAGAATTAtagcagtatatatatatataaagaaaaaagaaagaaaatatagaaCAATGGCGACTAATATAGTGCCCCTCccccacaaatatatatatatatacaatatatacacacaatatatatatatatatatatatatatatataaatgttctTCCTATAGCTTACTTGGTCAACGCTTTTTCCCTTTCCTCAAAATTTAAGAAGACTTGATTGCAATGATTCCACATTGTAAGTTAAGCAACAGGCAAAGCCTAGAGGGCTTCATTGATTGATAAATTTCTTGGGATTTGTCCAACCAACCACAATATCTAACTAAACCTGTGCAGATGGTAACATGCAGGGTTTAGTTCGAGCAGTTGGTGTAAGCAACTATGGACCAAAGCAGCTTGTGAAGATACGCAATTACCTCAAAGCCCGAGGTGTCCCACTATGCTCAGCTCAGGTGCCTCTTTGTCCAATCTCAAGATAGACTATGGCTTCACAAGGCATATCAGCCTCTCTTTCTCTTTccgtttttttattttttttcccaagtGACACACCCAAAGCAACATGTGTTCCATCGATGCTGCAAGGTGGGGCCTTGGATGTCAAAGAGGCTCACTATTTGAATGTGCTAGGTAGCATTTTGGTGGAGGCAAATCCTATCCTCCGGGATCTATTCTCCATAGAACTCTAGACCTAGGGTGAATTGTATTTCATGTGGTTGGATTTGGGGAATGTTGACCTTGTATTTAGGTAGGCGTCGATTTTTCAGGTGCAGTTTTCTTTGCTGAGTATGGGAGAGGATCAGATGGAGATAAAAAATATATGTGATTGTTTGGGTATCCGCTTAATTTCTTACAGTCCTCTAGGACTTGGGATGCTTACCGGAAAATATACACCATCTAAATTGCCACAGGGGCCTAGGTACGGATGTTTGTAAGTTTTTTCTTTATTGATTATTTATAAAGAGTATGTGAATGATCTAACAGGCTCTCatccttctttttcttattttacaGGGCTCTATTATTCAGCCAAATTCTTCCAGGATTGGAGCCTTTGTTGAATTCATTGACAGAAGTTGCCCAAAAAAGGCGCAAAACCATACCTCAAGTATTGACTTCTATCATTCTTTGGCTAGTGTTGCATCCATAAGTTATCATAATAGTACATTACCCAAAAATTGAGCTAACAAATAAATTAGCATGATCATGTTAAGTAATTTGTTATGTGGCACTGTGGCACACCTCTTTGTTGGAAACATTGGGAACATGGGGAGGATCCACATGCCCAAGTGGGTTATAGTCTATAGCCCCTACTCAAGGAACTAAAAACTCATTACATTATATATGTAAAGGGCTAAAAAGCAACAGCTTTTTAGGGATTTCATCCGACTCAATTTGCTGCTGCATGGGATCCAAATCCAAATACACAAAATTTGTGGGTGTTGTtacaaattttcttttaaaagagaagaaaatccaaccaatgaaaaaaaaaatctaatgtttGCGACTCTGTTTTTGGTTGCCTAAACTGTCCTAAACTAACTTCATTTAACTTACCAATGCTCTCTACGCCCGTCATATTAGAACTTGCTTCATTTGACATACATGCTTGCATTCGAAG
The Malania oleifera isolate guangnan ecotype guangnan chromosome 13, ASM2987363v1, whole genome shotgun sequence DNA segment above includes these coding regions:
- the LOC131145622 gene encoding pyridoxal reductase, chloroplastic isoform X2; this translates as MASSPATFTNATLLSSSSSSFKPLLKFPPFWPWQKVKIGPMSVSPMGFGTWAWGNQFLWGYQPSMDAGLQKTFNLAVENGINLFDTADSYGTGRLNGRSEKLLGRFIREFPGRNGVQDDIVIATKLAAYPWRLTPRQFVNACKSSLARMQVQQIGIGQLHWSTANYAPLQELSLWDGLVAMYEKGLVRAVGVSNYGPKQLVKIRNYLKARGVPLCSAQVQFSLLSMGEDQMEIKNICDCLGIRLISYSPLGLGMLTGKYTPSKLPQGPRALLFSQILPGLEPLLNSLTEVAQKRRKTIPQVAINWCISKGTIPIPGVKTRKQAEDNLGALGWRLSSDELTQLELAAQAAPRKMIQNIFQTR